One part of the Flavobacterium johnsoniae UW101 genome encodes these proteins:
- a CDS encoding helix-turn-helix domain-containing protein, which yields MKYTEIKSCYIGPEISPEHFITEHFFLYLAKGTIEGYDGISKYSLKPGEYCIARKNHLARYHKQKQDNEFEKVVVIFDTLFLKAFAEKHKIKAQKSEAEAAFVQLKKTNLVPNFILSLMPYYNEGGEIDETFSSIKREELLLILLKENPELTNILFDFAPPEKIDLEAYMNRNYKFNISMERFAYLTGRSISAFKRDFAAIFSDTPSRWLIQRRLKEGYFLLEKKGRKPSDIYLDLGFEDLSHFSFAFKKKYGISPSDILKLNLNK from the coding sequence ATGAAATATACAGAAATTAAAAGTTGTTATATAGGTCCCGAAATATCGCCGGAACATTTTATTACAGAACATTTCTTTTTGTATCTGGCAAAAGGCACTATTGAAGGTTATGACGGGATCAGTAAATACAGCTTAAAACCTGGTGAGTATTGCATTGCCCGAAAAAATCATCTTGCACGATACCACAAACAAAAACAGGATAACGAATTTGAAAAAGTCGTGGTTATTTTCGATACCCTTTTTTTAAAAGCGTTTGCTGAAAAACATAAAATTAAAGCTCAAAAAAGCGAAGCTGAAGCCGCATTTGTGCAGTTAAAGAAAACCAATCTGGTTCCAAATTTTATTCTTTCTTTAATGCCGTATTATAATGAAGGAGGCGAAATCGACGAGACATTTTCAAGCATAAAACGCGAGGAACTTTTATTGATTTTGCTAAAAGAAAACCCTGAACTAACGAATATTTTATTTGATTTCGCACCACCGGAAAAGATCGATTTAGAAGCATATATGAATCGCAATTACAAATTTAATATCAGTATGGAGCGTTTTGCGTATTTAACCGGAAGAAGTATTTCGGCTTTTAAACGTGATTTCGCAGCTATTTTTTCAGATACTCCAAGCCGATGGCTTATTCAGCGAAGACTCAAAGAAGGCTATTTTTTATTAGAAAAGAAAGGCAGAAAACCTTCGGATATTTATCTTGATCTGGGTTTTGAAGATCTCTCCCACTTTTCTTTTGCTTTTAAAAAGAAATACGGAATTTCACCTTCAGATATTTTAAAATTAAACCTAAACAAATGA
- a CDS encoding dihydrofolate reductase family protein has product MKKVVLNLAVTLDGFIEGPNGEVDWCIMDEDMNFPAFIESVDTIFYGRISYDAWGNYEADENADLAEKEMWNGIHSKNKFVFSSQNRNDENAVFITADLITKVNEIKNQQGKDIWLYGGASLIKTFINLNLIDVYKISVHPIVLGSGKPLFENLSDRIGLKLMDTRVFKSGVVELTYQPE; this is encoded by the coding sequence ATGAAAAAAGTAGTTTTAAATCTTGCGGTTACATTAGATGGATTTATTGAAGGTCCAAACGGAGAAGTTGATTGGTGCATAATGGATGAAGACATGAATTTTCCAGCCTTTATTGAAAGCGTTGACACTATATTTTATGGAAGAATAAGCTACGATGCATGGGGAAATTATGAGGCAGATGAAAATGCTGATTTGGCAGAAAAAGAAATGTGGAATGGAATTCACTCTAAAAATAAATTTGTTTTTTCGAGCCAAAACAGAAATGATGAAAATGCTGTTTTTATTACTGCAGATCTAATTACCAAAGTAAACGAAATAAAAAATCAGCAGGGCAAAGATATCTGGCTGTACGGCGGCGCCAGTCTTATCAAAACCTTTATAAATTTAAACCTTATTGATGTTTACAAAATCTCTGTTCATCCCATTGTTTTAGGTTCCGGAAAACCTTTATTTGAAAACTTATCAGATCGTATTGGACTGAAACTAATGGATACGCGAGTTTTTAAATCAGGAGTTGTAGAACTGACTTATCAGCCGGAATAA
- the map gene encoding type I methionyl aminopeptidase: MSITTEAELIGMKKASEAVAYALREMRNFAKPGISTKELDEYGGKILNDLGAKSAPYVTYGFPGWTCISVNKEFCHGIPSEKRILKEGDLINIDVSAELNGFFSDNGGSFVIGEDVNQHQKLIEASKEILHKAIHNIKGGVRISDIGFIMETEAKKRGYKVIKNLTGHGIGRGLHEEPHEIANYRDRFNLTRFKKNSVVAIETFISTTSTIAETLKDGWTMVGNKGGFMAQHEHTIIVTEGKPIILTEMNGIWN; this comes from the coding sequence ATGTCAATAACAACAGAAGCAGAATTAATTGGAATGAAAAAGGCAAGCGAAGCTGTAGCTTATGCTTTAAGAGAAATGAGAAATTTTGCAAAACCCGGCATATCGACAAAAGAACTGGATGAATACGGCGGAAAAATACTAAACGATTTAGGAGCAAAATCTGCACCTTACGTAACGTATGGTTTTCCGGGATGGACCTGCATCAGCGTAAATAAAGAATTTTGCCACGGCATTCCTTCAGAAAAAAGAATTTTAAAAGAAGGCGATTTAATCAATATCGATGTTTCGGCAGAATTAAACGGTTTCTTTTCAGATAACGGAGGTTCGTTTGTTATTGGTGAAGATGTAAACCAGCATCAAAAATTAATTGAAGCCTCAAAAGAAATTCTGCATAAAGCCATTCACAATATAAAAGGAGGCGTTCGCATTTCTGATATTGGTTTTATAATGGAAACCGAAGCTAAGAAAAGAGGCTATAAAGTCATTAAAAATTTAACCGGTCACGGAATTGGAAGAGGTCTGCATGAAGAACCACACGAAATAGCCAATTACAGAGATCGTTTTAACCTGACAAGATTTAAGAAAAACTCAGTTGTTGCTATCGAAACTTTTATTTCTACCACTTCTACAATTGCCGAAACTCTAAAAGACGGCTGGACAATGGTTGGAAACAAAGGCGGTTTTATGGCACAACACGAACATACAATCATAGTTACAGAAGGAAAACCAATCATCTTGACAGAAATGAACGGAATCTGGAATTAA
- a CDS encoding RNA polymerase sigma factor gives MPTKNQSDTCDEIIFSSFFKSHAKALRNFLLYKFGNIEQAEDITQEAFVKLWQNCASVPLEKAKSYIYTIANNSSLNQIAHQKVVLKYEKNFTGLDKTNESPEYILEEKQFQAKLLKAIENLNEKQRTAFLMHRIDGKKYSEIAAELNISVKAVEKRIHLALLSLRKEIDL, from the coding sequence ATGCCAACTAAGAACCAATCAGATACTTGTGACGAAATAATCTTTTCGTCCTTTTTTAAAAGCCATGCAAAAGCGCTTCGAAATTTTCTTCTTTACAAGTTTGGCAATATCGAACAGGCAGAAGATATAACACAGGAAGCATTTGTAAAACTTTGGCAGAATTGTGCTTCGGTGCCGCTCGAAAAAGCAAAATCATATATCTATACCATTGCAAACAACAGCAGTCTTAACCAGATTGCGCACCAGAAAGTGGTTTTGAAATACGAAAAAAACTTCACCGGTTTAGACAAAACCAATGAAAGCCCGGAATATATTCTGGAAGAAAAACAGTTTCAGGCAAAACTTTTAAAAGCCATCGAAAACTTAAACGAAAAACAACGCACCGCTTTTTTGATGCACCGAATTGACGGAAAAAAATACAGTGAAATTGCTGCGGAGTTAAATATTAGCGTAAAGGCGGTAGAAAAACGCATTCATCTTGCGTTGTTAAGCTTACGTAAAGAAATTGATTTATAA
- a CDS encoding FecR family protein encodes MKKNRLLAKWLNDDLSPDELAAFEASPDFEKYQKIKNYTAHLEVGDLDENAMLSNILSQKKTAPKVVPLYKKWAFRAAAIFVLALAVTFVMQFFVPETETADFGKRTTFSLPDNSEVVLNSGSEIQYKKWNWDNSRHLELKGEAYFRVAKGRKFEVETRLGKVTVLGTQFNVKTRKNRFDVVCYEGRVKVNYNNTQILLTHGQSVSFENGKQVNLTVNTSKPEWIDNQIGFYKENIRSLLDEVERQYNIKIELNTKDTTSLFTGKLPAKDLNTALQIISTTYHLEAKQVSKNKIIFDEK; translated from the coding sequence ATGAAAAAAAATCGCTTATTGGCAAAATGGCTCAACGATGATTTATCTCCGGATGAATTGGCAGCATTTGAGGCAAGTCCGGATTTTGAAAAATATCAAAAAATCAAGAATTATACAGCTCATTTAGAGGTTGGAGATCTTGATGAAAACGCTATGCTGTCGAATATTTTGAGTCAGAAAAAAACAGCTCCAAAAGTTGTACCGCTATACAAAAAATGGGCTTTTAGAGCCGCTGCAATATTTGTTCTCGCATTGGCAGTAACTTTTGTAATGCAGTTTTTTGTGCCTGAGACTGAAACAGCCGATTTTGGAAAAAGAACCACTTTTTCATTACCGGATAATTCAGAAGTAGTATTGAATTCAGGTTCTGAAATACAGTATAAAAAATGGAACTGGGACAACAGCAGGCATTTAGAATTAAAAGGCGAAGCTTATTTTAGAGTAGCCAAAGGCCGAAAATTTGAAGTAGAAACCCGTCTTGGAAAAGTAACGGTTTTAGGAACCCAGTTTAATGTAAAAACCAGAAAAAACAGGTTTGATGTAGTGTGTTATGAAGGACGTGTAAAAGTAAATTATAACAATACCCAAATTTTATTAACCCACGGGCAAAGCGTAAGTTTTGAAAACGGAAAACAGGTTAACCTGACTGTAAATACATCAAAACCGGAATGGATTGACAATCAAATAGGGTTTTATAAAGAAAATATCAGAAGTCTTCTGGATGAAGTTGAAAGACAATATAACATTAAGATCGAATTAAATACAAAAGATACAACATCATTATTTACAGGGAAATTACCCGCTAAAGATTTAAATACAGCTTTGCAGATTATTAGTACAACATATCATTTAGAGGCTAAACAAGTCTCGAAAAATAAAATAATATTTGACGAAAAATAA
- a CDS encoding carboxypeptidase-like regulatory domain-containing protein, translated as MFFLFFIALNCFAQGKGKVLPFKKIIIDIEKQHHVSFNYTEDNISGVELIPPKKSFSLEKKLEYLSEKTHLSFENIGNTFINIYKKDNASQIICGYVFSALDKKPIENANISVSNHTQVSTNSNGYFECNEEKEAVVSISHVGYVTQKIAAINFNSKNCPQIVLQPEITELKEIKTNAILASGISKNKNGSFEIKPKKFGILPGLIEPDALQTMQQIPGVNSIDESVSSINVRGGTHDQNLFLWNGIRMFQTGHFFGLISAFNPNLAIPFQFTKTEVLLFTEKAYRVL; from the coding sequence TTGTTTTTTCTCTTTTTCATTGCCCTGAATTGTTTTGCTCAGGGCAAAGGAAAAGTCTTGCCTTTTAAAAAAATAATAATTGATATTGAAAAACAGCATCATGTAAGTTTCAATTATACTGAAGACAATATTTCTGGAGTAGAATTAATTCCGCCAAAAAAATCATTTTCATTAGAAAAAAAACTGGAATATCTGAGTGAAAAGACGCATTTATCATTTGAGAATATTGGAAATACATTCATCAATATTTATAAAAAAGATAATGCTTCTCAAATAATCTGCGGATACGTTTTTTCTGCATTGGATAAAAAACCAATTGAAAATGCCAATATTAGTGTATCAAATCATACTCAGGTTTCGACCAATTCAAATGGTTATTTTGAATGTAACGAAGAAAAAGAAGCAGTAGTTTCTATAAGCCATGTTGGGTATGTAACCCAAAAAATAGCGGCGATAAATTTCAACTCAAAAAACTGCCCGCAGATAGTATTACAACCCGAAATTACAGAACTTAAAGAAATCAAGACAAATGCTATTCTGGCATCGGGAATTTCTAAAAACAAAAATGGTTCTTTTGAAATTAAACCCAAGAAATTTGGTATTCTGCCCGGACTTATCGAACCGGATGCTTTGCAGACTATGCAGCAAATTCCGGGTGTAAACAGTATCGACGAAAGTGTGTCGAGCATTAATGTGCGCGGCGGTACGCACGACCAGAATTTATTTTTATGGAATGGAATAAGAATGTTTCAAACGGGACATTTTTTTGGTTTAATATCTGCTTTCAATCCTAATCTGGCCATACCATTTCAATTTACAAAAACGGAAGTTCTGCTTTTTACGGAGAAAGCGTATCGAGTGTTGTAG
- a CDS encoding TonB-dependent receptor, protein MINADVYGKYNLSKKSYIEVAARKSITDFIETPTYKEYFNKVFQNTTITDFSNNQNVDYQSDKKFDFYDATFKYVQKIGNKDQIILDLITIKDNLEVFQSATIYNINRSENSILRQQNYGGNLSWKRDWDNFNTTKINVYNSAYELLGNQTNSEGQRVIQENSVNNNGINLENNHILSPKFTFSDGYQFNEIGITNLEQVTNPDFYRKVKDVLRTHALILEGKYNDTISRTYFKAGTRINYIEKFEKFILEPRVQFGYGINKNLNLELLGELKSQNSQQIIDLQKDYFGIEKRRWIISNNGSIPIQRSRQLSLNLSYIKNDWLFDIENFYKKVTGITTSSQGFQNQLEFVKTTGDYEVWGAEMLLQKKMNHFLTWLSYTYNHNNYHFINYEYPVFPNNFEVMHTASWAGIYEKNNFKIALGTKWTSGRPKTSPDNSQIDPSNPTLVYNKPNNTNLHIFSQVNFSSTYKWETDNGIQYKLGISILNILNRKNEISEYYRISSLTNSIEEVETFSLQRTPNLSFRVSF, encoded by the coding sequence ATGATCAATGCTGATGTTTACGGAAAATACAATCTTTCGAAAAAGAGTTATATTGAAGTTGCTGCACGCAAATCTATTACTGATTTTATTGAAACTCCTACATACAAAGAGTATTTTAACAAAGTGTTTCAAAACACGACAATTACCGATTTTTCGAACAATCAGAATGTCGATTATCAAAGCGATAAAAAATTTGATTTTTATGATGCCACCTTTAAGTATGTTCAAAAAATAGGAAACAAAGATCAGATAATACTAGACCTTATTACGATTAAAGATAATCTGGAAGTTTTTCAAAGCGCGACTATTTACAACATAAACCGATCTGAAAACAGTATTTTGCGCCAGCAGAATTATGGCGGTAATTTATCATGGAAACGAGATTGGGACAATTTTAACACTACTAAAATTAACGTTTACAATTCGGCTTATGAACTTCTGGGCAATCAGACCAACAGCGAAGGCCAAAGGGTTATTCAGGAAAATTCGGTAAACAATAACGGAATCAATTTAGAAAACAATCATATTCTCAGCCCTAAATTTACTTTTAGCGATGGTTATCAGTTTAATGAAATTGGTATTACAAATTTAGAGCAGGTAACAAATCCTGATTTTTATCGAAAAGTAAAAGATGTACTGCGAACACATGCTTTGATTTTAGAAGGAAAATACAATGACACAATTTCCCGAACGTATTTTAAAGCCGGAACCCGAATTAATTATATCGAAAAATTTGAGAAATTTATTCTGGAACCGCGGGTACAGTTTGGTTACGGCATTAATAAAAACCTGAATTTAGAATTACTTGGAGAATTAAAAAGTCAGAACTCCCAGCAGATTATTGATCTGCAGAAAGATTATTTCGGGATAGAAAAAAGACGCTGGATTATCTCCAATAATGGCTCAATTCCTATTCAGAGAAGCAGACAGCTGTCTCTGAATTTATCGTACATAAAAAATGACTGGCTGTTTGATATCGAAAATTTCTATAAAAAAGTAACCGGAATTACGACTTCAAGTCAGGGATTTCAAAACCAGCTGGAGTTTGTTAAAACAACCGGCGATTATGAAGTCTGGGGAGCCGAAATGCTGCTGCAAAAAAAGATGAATCATTTTTTAACCTGGTTAAGCTATACTTACAATCATAATAATTACCATTTTATTAATTACGAATACCCTGTTTTTCCTAACAATTTTGAGGTAATGCATACAGCATCGTGGGCAGGAATTTATGAGAAAAACAATTTTAAAATTGCTTTGGGAACAAAATGGACTTCGGGCAGGCCGAAAACTTCTCCTGACAATTCTCAAATTGACCCGTCAAATCCCACATTGGTTTACAATAAACCTAACAATACCAATCTGCATATTTTTTCTCAGGTTAATTTTTCATCTACTTATAAATGGGAAACTGATAACGGAATCCAATACAAATTAGGGATTTCTATTTTAAATATCCTAAACAGAAAAAATGAAATCAGCGAATATTACAGGATAAGTTCGCTTACAAATTCTATAGAAGAAGTCGAAACTTTTTCTTTGCAAAGAACTCCAAATCTGAGTTTTAGAGTTTCATTTTAA
- a CDS encoding COG4315 family predicted lipoprotein, which yields MKLKQLKFAAALAVTTFFLSCSSDNSGDNTNPDPTPETKKEVTLATSTTLGSYLVDKDGRSLYFFSTDAKGQSSCTGGCEAVWPVFNVDNLTADKLGTGLTLSDFGTITTASSKKQLTYKGWPLYYYAPSSANDGYGNVTNTPEAPGKTDGDGIGGVWFIAKPDYSIMIVRSQLVGHDGKNYKSDYTVGDGQTTYFTDAKGLTLYTFKNDNFKKNNFTKEDFSNNAVWPIYETDKIVVPSILDKSKFSVITVFGKSQLVYNGWPLYYFGQDASVRGANKGISFPAPAVWPVPVKDIPLAI from the coding sequence ATGAAATTAAAACAACTTAAATTCGCTGCAGCACTTGCTGTTACAACATTTTTTTTAAGCTGCAGCAGTGACAATTCTGGTGACAATACTAATCCTGATCCAACTCCGGAAACTAAGAAAGAAGTTACGCTTGCAACAAGTACTACATTGGGTTCTTATCTTGTAGACAAAGACGGAAGATCTTTATATTTTTTCTCAACAGATGCAAAAGGACAATCTTCTTGTACAGGCGGATGCGAGGCAGTATGGCCTGTGTTTAATGTAGATAATTTAACAGCAGATAAATTAGGCACAGGGTTAACATTATCTGATTTTGGAACTATTACTACTGCATCTTCAAAAAAACAGCTTACTTACAAAGGATGGCCTTTATATTACTACGCACCAAGTTCTGCAAACGACGGATACGGCAACGTAACCAATACACCTGAAGCTCCGGGTAAAACAGATGGAGACGGAATTGGCGGTGTTTGGTTTATTGCAAAACCAGATTACTCTATCATGATCGTAAGAAGTCAGCTTGTTGGTCATGACGGTAAAAATTACAAATCTGATTATACTGTCGGCGACGGGCAGACTACTTATTTTACAGATGCCAAAGGTTTAACATTGTATACTTTTAAAAATGATAATTTCAAGAAAAATAACTTCACTAAAGAAGATTTTTCAAACAATGCAGTCTGGCCAATATATGAGACAGACAAAATCGTAGTGCCTTCTATTCTTGATAAATCAAAATTCTCTGTTATTACTGTATTTGGCAAATCACAATTGGTTTACAACGGCTGGCCTTTGTATTACTTTGGACAGGATGCAAGTGTAAGAGGCGCTAATAAAGGAATTAGTTTCCCTGCTCCTGCCGTATGGCCGGTTCCGGTAAAAGATATTCCGCTGGCGATTTAA
- a CDS encoding OB-fold protein encodes MNKRKITILIVLLVISFGPYYIYQNIIYKDARDIDNEKSMLTISAQNLESQYAQNSSQADSKYLNKTIEIEGTATEVTDSSMVIDGKVFCKMNKKSNQNFIKKQVNIKGRCIGYDDLFGVVKLDQCSTQQN; translated from the coding sequence ATGAACAAAAGAAAAATCACGATTTTGATAGTACTGCTGGTAATAAGTTTTGGCCCTTACTATATCTACCAAAACATTATTTACAAAGATGCCAGAGACATCGATAATGAAAAATCAATGCTTACTATTTCTGCCCAAAACTTAGAAAGTCAATATGCGCAAAATTCTTCGCAGGCAGATTCAAAATACTTAAATAAAACAATTGAAATTGAAGGAACAGCCACAGAAGTTACTGATTCTTCAATGGTAATTGACGGAAAGGTATTTTGTAAAATGAATAAAAAATCAAACCAAAATTTTATTAAAAAACAAGTCAATATAAAAGGAAGATGTATTGGTTATGATGATTTATTTGGAGTCGTAAAATTGGATCAATGCAGTACACAACAAAATTAA
- a CDS encoding DUF5777 family beta-barrel protein: MKKIFLIASFLICLCANAQEDLLSSLDSTQVVDKNATATFKGLQIITLQSTKMAAKKELYIVISHRFGSVKGGISEFFGFDDATTKIGGIYGVTDWLSVSASRHTLLKIYETSLKYRLARQNDKFPFDIVGYNTIDINSGLKKDDYPKIEFSDRLTYVNQLLISRKFSDKLSLELVPSYIHKNLYNQDTENDNQFTLSAGGRLKLTKRLSLNLEYGENFNKPDFYNNPLSVGLDIETGGHIFQLIFTNSQSMTESGYLTNATGDWGKGDFFFGFNLYRVF, translated from the coding sequence ATGAAAAAAATATTCTTAATAGCCAGCTTTTTAATCTGCTTATGTGCCAATGCTCAGGAAGATTTACTGTCAAGTCTGGACTCAACCCAGGTTGTAGATAAAAATGCAACGGCCACTTTTAAAGGTCTGCAGATTATAACACTTCAGTCAACAAAAATGGCAGCCAAAAAAGAACTGTATATTGTTATATCGCACCGATTTGGTTCTGTAAAAGGCGGTATTTCTGAGTTTTTTGGTTTTGATGATGCCACAACAAAAATTGGAGGAATTTATGGTGTAACCGACTGGCTTTCTGTGAGTGCGTCGCGCCATACACTTTTAAAAATTTATGAAACATCGCTTAAATATCGACTGGCAAGACAAAACGACAAATTTCCGTTTGACATTGTGGGTTATAATACAATCGATATTAACAGCGGATTGAAAAAAGACGATTATCCTAAAATTGAGTTTTCTGACCGATTAACGTATGTAAATCAGCTTTTAATTTCAAGAAAATTCTCTGATAAATTATCTCTTGAACTTGTGCCGTCTTATATTCATAAAAACCTATACAATCAGGATACTGAAAACGATAATCAGTTTACGTTAAGTGCCGGAGGAAGATTAAAATTAACCAAAAGACTTTCTTTAAATCTGGAATACGGGGAAAATTTTAATAAACCGGATTTTTACAATAATCCGCTTTCTGTTGGATTGGATATAGAAACCGGCGGTCATATTTTTCAATTAATTTTCACCAATTCACAATCTATGACTGAGAGCGGTTACTTAACAAATGCCACGGGCGACTGGGGAAAAGGCGATTTTTTCTTTGGGTTTAATTTATATAGAGTTTTTTAA
- a CDS encoding c-type cytochrome has product MKKYIFLSGILLSLYGCESNTYESLEEPEVIVGKVTYNANAKAIIDANCIACHASGGTLKPLETYAQVRDAMLNTDLLDRIQRQNGTPGQMPKAGRMSQDKINTILQWNADGLLEN; this is encoded by the coding sequence ATGAAAAAATATATCTTTTTATCTGGCATATTGTTGTCTTTATACGGCTGTGAATCTAACACGTACGAAAGTCTGGAAGAACCAGAGGTGATAGTTGGAAAAGTAACCTATAACGCAAACGCTAAAGCCATTATCGATGCAAACTGCATTGCGTGCCACGCTTCTGGCGGAACATTGAAACCGTTGGAAACCTATGCACAGGTTAGAGACGCAATGTTAAACACTGATTTATTAGACCGAATTCAGCGTCAAAACGGAACTCCGGGACAAATGCCAAAAGCAGGAAGAATGTCTCAGGATAAAATAAATACCATTTTGCAATGGAATGCGGATGGACTATTAGAAAATTAA
- a CDS encoding YceI family protein translates to MKKQMILLFLFAGLFQVSAQKYATKTGNLKFEASADSFEEVAAENKNTSAILDSGTGDVAVLALMKGFRFKVALMEEHFNENYVESDKFPKASFKGKIEDFDASKLSASSKPVKISGDLTLHGKTKKITVNSKIQKSDDKITITGSFEVKAEDFDIEIPKLVSKKIAEKIKVSFNLPLTKM, encoded by the coding sequence ATGAAAAAACAAATGATATTGTTGTTTTTGTTTGCCGGACTATTTCAAGTTTCGGCACAGAAATATGCAACAAAAACAGGGAATTTGAAATTTGAAGCTTCCGCAGATTCTTTTGAAGAAGTGGCGGCAGAAAACAAAAACACATCAGCCATTTTAGACTCAGGAACGGGAGACGTTGCTGTTTTAGCACTCATGAAAGGATTTCGGTTTAAAGTGGCTTTAATGGAAGAGCATTTTAATGAAAATTATGTCGAATCGGATAAATTTCCTAAAGCCTCATTTAAAGGAAAAATTGAAGATTTTGATGCATCAAAACTTTCAGCGTCATCAAAACCAGTTAAGATTTCGGGAGATTTGACTTTGCACGGAAAAACAAAAAAGATTACCGTTAATTCTAAAATCCAGAAATCAGACGACAAGATTACAATTACCGGAAGTTTTGAAGTAAAAGCAGAAGATTTTGATATTGAAATTCCAAAACTGGTCAGCAAAAAAATCGCTGAAAAGATAAAAGTGAGTTTCAATCTTCCGCTTACAAAAATGTAG
- a CDS encoding aldo/keto reductase — protein sequence MEKRILGTQGLEVSALGLGCMGLSFAYGTAVDKQHGIKIIREAYEQGINFFDTAEAYGIANEELVGEAVSPFRKDVVIATKFGFKGGQAFNGQDSRPENIRAVAEESLRRLKTDVIDLFYQHRVDQNIPIEDVAGTVKDLIQEGKVKYFGMSEAGAETIRKANAVLPVSALQSEYSIWWREPELEVLPVLEELGIGFVPFSPLGRGFLTGAITQNTKFESTDFRNSLPRFSEENRSANQKLVDLLSAIASQKQATPAQIALGWLLAQKPWIAPIPGTTKSNRLTENIGGASINLSAEDVKKIDDAFAQTTIQGDRYPAQIQQTVGK from the coding sequence ATGGAAAAGAGAATATTAGGAACACAAGGATTAGAAGTTTCTGCATTAGGATTGGGCTGTATGGGATTGAGTTTTGCTTATGGTACAGCGGTAGATAAACAACACGGAATAAAAATAATCAGAGAAGCATACGAACAGGGAATTAATTTTTTTGATACTGCCGAAGCGTATGGCATTGCCAACGAAGAGCTGGTAGGAGAGGCGGTGAGCCCGTTTAGAAAAGATGTTGTAATCGCGACTAAATTTGGTTTTAAAGGCGGACAGGCATTTAACGGACAAGACAGCCGTCCGGAAAATATCAGGGCAGTTGCCGAAGAATCTCTAAGACGTTTAAAAACCGATGTTATTGATTTATTTTACCAGCATAGAGTAGACCAAAATATACCAATCGAAGATGTTGCCGGAACGGTTAAAGATCTTATACAGGAAGGAAAAGTAAAATATTTTGGTATGTCTGAAGCTGGTGCCGAAACTATTAGAAAAGCAAATGCTGTTTTACCAGTATCGGCTTTGCAAAGCGAATATTCTATTTGGTGGAGAGAACCAGAATTAGAAGTTTTGCCTGTATTAGAAGAATTAGGAATTGGTTTTGTTCCGTTTAGTCCGCTTGGCAGAGGATTTTTAACAGGCGCTATTACCCAAAACACAAAATTTGAAAGTACAGATTTTAGAAATTCTCTTCCAAGATTTAGTGAAGAAAACAGATCTGCCAATCAAAAATTAGTTGATTTATTATCTGCTATTGCTTCTCAAAAACAAGCGACTCCTGCACAAATTGCTTTAGGATGGCTTTTGGCACAAAAACCTTGGATTGCACCAATTCCGGGAACTACAAAATCAAACCGATTAACAGAAAATATTGGCGGTGCTTCAATTAATTTATCGGCAGAAGATGTTAAAAAAATTGACGATGCTTTTGCTCAAACTACAATTCAGGGCGATAGATATCCTGCTCAGATTCAACAAACTGTTGGGAAATAA